Proteins encoded by one window of Paenibacillus sp. DCT19:
- a CDS encoding spore germination protein gives MEHTPINSESPESLYASLQQLFKSCADVVVQSYPSRQPAGLSVILVYCEGLTDTKQINQYVAPRLEQARLDAGMPLPSQLELSMSSIQDIQDVPNINRLVFSGQLVLFFGQGQEAYSMDIASIPGRTPEESAIETSVKGPRDGFTEELSTNIALIRKRLKSDSMCYEKFVKGTRTQTSMGLLYIGDIINPDILSEARHNLNQIEIDGVLGTSLVERAVMGGIKSIFPLTDSTERPDYVVDSILNGRFAVLIEGSPVATIAPTTLFNQLKSPEDESTPFFIVTFERILRIAGLLIACFFPAFYIGLTSFNLEQIPLPLLATIAGTRMGLPMPVTLEAFLMIFMFELFNEAGRRLPRALGQTVSVVGGLIIGDAAIRAGITSPTIIVTVAISVISSYILVNPVLSGATSQIRIFMLVLSSVLGLFGFMVGFFALIVHLVSLECYGVSYLSPVSPYIPGDFTQSVSMLPTMKRKQRPKALHTQDTTRKKGDS, from the coding sequence ATGGAGCACACACCGATTAACTCCGAATCCCCAGAGTCCCTATATGCTTCATTACAACAATTGTTTAAATCCTGTGCAGACGTTGTTGTTCAATCCTATCCTTCTAGGCAGCCAGCTGGACTATCTGTCATTTTGGTATATTGTGAGGGCTTAACAGATACCAAACAAATTAATCAATATGTTGCTCCTCGACTAGAACAGGCTAGACTCGATGCAGGCATGCCACTGCCTTCACAACTGGAACTCTCCATGAGCTCCATTCAGGATATACAGGATGTGCCCAATATTAATCGCCTCGTATTTAGCGGACAACTTGTCCTTTTCTTCGGGCAGGGACAAGAGGCCTATAGCATGGATATCGCCTCCATTCCGGGTCGTACCCCAGAAGAATCCGCCATTGAGACATCGGTCAAAGGCCCCCGCGATGGATTTACCGAGGAGCTCAGCACCAACATTGCCCTTATTCGAAAACGCCTGAAAAGCGATTCCATGTGTTACGAGAAATTTGTTAAAGGAACCCGGACACAAACTTCCATGGGACTGTTGTATATAGGCGATATTATTAACCCGGATATTCTAAGCGAAGCTCGTCACAATCTCAATCAGATTGAGATTGATGGTGTTCTCGGAACCTCGCTTGTGGAAAGAGCCGTTATGGGCGGAATCAAAAGTATTTTTCCTTTAACGGATAGCACTGAACGTCCTGATTATGTCGTTGATTCCATCCTTAATGGCCGCTTTGCCGTTCTCATCGAAGGCTCTCCAGTAGCGACAATTGCACCTACTACCTTATTTAATCAGCTGAAGTCACCCGAAGACGAGAGTACTCCGTTTTTTATCGTGACCTTTGAGCGTATTCTTCGCATTGCGGGTTTATTAATCGCCTGTTTCTTTCCTGCCTTCTATATTGGATTAACCAGCTTCAATCTGGAACAAATTCCATTACCTCTGCTCGCGACCATTGCAGGCACTCGAATGGGACTACCTATGCCGGTCACACTCGAAGCCTTCCTAATGATCTTTATGTTTGAATTATTCAATGAAGCTGGACGTAGACTTCCCAGAGCACTGGGACAGACGGTTAGTGTCGTTGGTGGACTTATCATCGGGGATGCCGCTATTCGGGCGGGAATTACCTCCCCCACCATTATTGTAACCGTGGCGATCTCTGTCATTTCTAGCTACATTCTTGTGAATCCCGTTCTAAGCGGAGCCACTTCACAGATCCGCATTTTCATGCTGGTTCTCTCTTCTGTACTCGGGCTGTTTGGATTCATGGTTGGTTTCTTCGCTCTAATCGTTCACTTGGTGTCTCTGGAATGTTATGGCGTATCGTATCTGTCTCCTGTATCGCCTTATATCCCTGGTGACTTTACTCAATCCGTATCAATGCTACCTACAATGAAACGCAAACAACGACCTAAGGCTCTTCATACCCAGGATACCACCCGAAAGAAGGGAGATTCATGA
- a CDS encoding Ger(x)C family spore germination protein: MTCLIRKIGLWLFAIIMAIPLSGCWDSKEVQSINFITALGIDYVKDHYVAYAQLIDFSSIAKQDGPTSREGSQIWIGQGEGATLNMAINDLYRSSQQQTLWTHVKAIVLAETALNGHLEDIFDTLMHSGQLRYTPWIFATADDMKDLLSSSALLNQSEQTIELFEPIKLYKQYSAFEPIRMHQLLDGFREPASTILVPSVTNTNHTWTHQDRKPPLVQMNGFYVITGGQNQGRVDANHAAGARYVNYNKVYQYPLYVYSDKQKLPSLSLMLRDPRTVIRAKKSGTGVQFDLKTIVKATIIEDHSNHQSKQMLELEAAQQIQNEIRHTFQHAQARKIDTYGLVEYLYRHDHPCGLHTPTNEPIQLPISSWVRWMFMSIL, from the coding sequence ATGACATGCCTCATCCGAAAAATAGGGCTCTGGCTGTTCGCCATTATTATGGCTATTCCCCTATCTGGATGCTGGGATTCGAAGGAAGTCCAGAGCATTAATTTCATCACTGCGCTGGGTATTGATTACGTCAAGGATCACTATGTAGCCTACGCACAACTGATTGATTTTTCGAGCATTGCGAAGCAAGATGGTCCTACCTCTCGGGAAGGGAGTCAAATCTGGATCGGCCAAGGTGAGGGAGCAACACTGAATATGGCGATCAACGATCTATACCGCAGTTCTCAACAGCAGACGTTATGGACCCATGTGAAGGCCATCGTATTAGCCGAAACTGCACTGAATGGGCATCTAGAGGATATCTTCGATACCCTTATGCACTCCGGGCAACTTCGCTATACCCCTTGGATTTTCGCTACGGCGGACGATATGAAGGATCTGCTCTCTTCCTCCGCTCTGCTGAATCAATCTGAACAGACAATTGAGTTATTCGAACCGATTAAGCTATATAAACAATACTCAGCGTTCGAGCCTATTCGCATGCATCAGCTTCTAGATGGATTCCGAGAACCTGCGTCTACCATTTTGGTTCCCTCTGTTACGAATACGAATCACACATGGACACATCAGGATCGGAAGCCACCACTCGTGCAGATGAATGGATTTTACGTTATTACAGGTGGGCAAAATCAAGGAAGAGTAGACGCAAATCATGCCGCAGGAGCAAGATATGTAAACTACAACAAAGTCTATCAGTATCCGCTGTACGTCTATTCGGACAAGCAAAAATTACCCAGCCTATCCCTCATGCTCCGTGATCCACGAACTGTGATACGAGCGAAGAAGAGTGGAACCGGGGTTCAGTTTGACCTAAAAACAATCGTTAAAGCTACGATCATTGAAGACCATAGTAACCATCAATCCAAACAAATGTTGGAACTAGAGGCAGCGCAGCAAATTCAGAACGAGATACGACATACCTTTCAACATGCACAGGCGAGGAAAATAGATACCTATGGCCTGGTCGAGTACCTATATCGCCATGACCACCCTTGTGGTCTACACACGCCAACAAACGAGCCGATCCAATTGCCCATTTCAAGTTGGGTCAGGTGGATGTTCATGTCGATATTATGA